One region of Cerasicoccus sp. TK19100 genomic DNA includes:
- a CDS encoding alpha-L-rhamnosidase C-terminal domain-containing protein — protein MSHPDFRFTIPPIKRLAGDANLQIGHPADQSSWVWASGKTGRETAFIEFSLEFDWAHDRPLEFHVTADQRFQLYLDGKDVAFGPDRSDVAHWPVSSLSIPVEPGRHVLKVLVWTLPLASDPTPSPDELNPLGKPLAIAPMAQMSYRGGFLLCAAELEDFALLNTGEANWLCRDVTPAVSMKRVEGLSYHDIGPSFTVDLDAWASDQEPKPAVVIRSPLQNQKTGVLRDGWVLDATYLPEQKRERLSGGKIRAVRGASDDAWQEGGDDATADWQGLLCDAKSVVVPANSEVDVLWDFEEYRCGYPYFEGQGGDASIDIEWAESLYHREEGKAFNAHCMKGNRSEIAGKFWLGFGDVFTLPKSVGSVVSPLLWWRSGRYIRLRIKTGSEPLTLTRLEVVTTGYPYQIDAKWDSSDAEWNDVMQLMATGLEAAAHETWTDCPYYEQMMYVGDTRLHGLSNYACYEDDRLTRRAIELFDWSRLGSVGELISERYPCHLRQESCTYAMMWVWMVHDFLMWRDDFDFVRARLIGIRSFLETMFPLITNEGVLGPIPGWPFVDWDRGWDTGCGPGVREGDSSILSLHLVLTLKAAAEIEAAVGEPLMQQRYLEKAKELMDATIRVYWDSDRNLLLDSRMSSATSEHAHALALLTELLSEDHEAACLEALLNADFDAHCTIYFSHYLLEVLARYGQSEAYFEKLKFWRGLPAQGFVSLPEAPEPSRSDCHGWGAHPMFHSYASVAGVRPGAPGFAKIRVQPMPGPLENFRAEMPHPCGEIVVTGQRREGRMVVEVSAPAGVEVDLDETYCF, from the coding sequence ATGAGCCACCCCGATTTTCGCTTCACGATCCCTCCCATCAAGCGCTTGGCTGGAGACGCCAATTTACAGATTGGCCATCCGGCTGATCAATCATCCTGGGTGTGGGCCTCGGGCAAAACCGGGCGCGAAACCGCCTTCATTGAATTTTCTCTGGAGTTCGATTGGGCGCACGACCGTCCTCTGGAATTTCACGTAACGGCAGACCAGCGCTTCCAGCTTTATTTAGACGGCAAGGATGTCGCCTTTGGTCCGGATCGCAGTGATGTCGCGCACTGGCCGGTCTCTTCGCTAAGCATCCCCGTCGAGCCCGGGCGTCATGTGCTCAAAGTGTTGGTTTGGACTTTGCCATTGGCGTCCGACCCAACCCCGAGCCCCGATGAATTGAATCCACTCGGCAAGCCGCTGGCAATCGCGCCGATGGCACAGATGTCTTACCGTGGTGGCTTTTTACTTTGCGCCGCAGAGTTAGAGGATTTCGCGCTTCTCAATACCGGTGAGGCCAACTGGCTGTGCCGCGATGTAACGCCCGCTGTTTCGATGAAACGCGTCGAAGGGCTGAGCTACCACGACATTGGGCCATCGTTTACGGTGGATCTCGATGCGTGGGCGAGCGATCAAGAGCCCAAGCCAGCTGTGGTCATTCGGAGTCCGCTGCAGAACCAAAAGACCGGCGTGCTTCGCGATGGCTGGGTCTTGGATGCGACTTACCTGCCTGAGCAAAAACGCGAACGCCTGAGCGGTGGCAAAATACGCGCTGTGCGTGGTGCCTCGGATGATGCCTGGCAAGAGGGCGGAGATGACGCGACTGCTGATTGGCAAGGGTTACTTTGCGATGCAAAGTCAGTTGTGGTTCCGGCCAACAGCGAAGTCGACGTGCTCTGGGATTTCGAGGAATACCGCTGTGGCTACCCGTACTTTGAAGGACAGGGTGGGGACGCGAGCATCGACATCGAATGGGCGGAATCGCTTTACCATCGCGAAGAAGGTAAGGCGTTTAACGCGCATTGCATGAAGGGCAATCGCAGTGAGATCGCTGGCAAGTTCTGGCTGGGCTTTGGCGATGTGTTTACTTTGCCCAAGTCGGTGGGCAGCGTGGTGAGCCCGCTGCTGTGGTGGCGCTCGGGGCGCTACATTCGCTTGCGGATTAAGACCGGTAGTGAGCCGCTAACGCTGACGCGCCTGGAGGTCGTGACAACGGGTTACCCGTATCAGATTGATGCCAAGTGGGACTCCAGCGACGCCGAGTGGAACGACGTCATGCAGCTCATGGCAACCGGGCTCGAAGCCGCCGCGCACGAGACCTGGACGGACTGCCCCTACTACGAACAGATGATGTATGTCGGCGATACGCGGCTGCACGGCTTGTCCAACTATGCGTGCTATGAGGACGACCGTTTGACGCGCCGCGCGATTGAGCTCTTTGACTGGTCGCGCCTTGGCTCGGTGGGCGAACTGATTTCCGAACGTTACCCCTGCCACCTGCGTCAGGAAAGCTGCACCTATGCAATGATGTGGGTGTGGATGGTGCACGACTTCCTCATGTGGCGTGACGATTTCGACTTCGTCCGCGCGCGCTTGATCGGCATACGGAGTTTCCTCGAAACGATGTTCCCGCTGATTACGAACGAAGGCGTGCTGGGGCCGATTCCGGGTTGGCCTTTTGTCGACTGGGATCGTGGCTGGGACACCGGTTGTGGTCCGGGTGTGCGCGAGGGCGACTCATCGATCCTTAGCCTCCACTTGGTGCTGACGCTTAAGGCTGCGGCCGAGATCGAAGCCGCCGTCGGAGAGCCGCTGATGCAGCAGCGCTATTTGGAAAAAGCCAAGGAACTCATGGACGCCACAATCCGCGTCTATTGGGACAGCGACCGCAACCTGTTGCTCGACTCGCGTATGTCGAGCGCGACCAGCGAGCACGCGCATGCCCTGGCGTTACTCACGGAATTACTCAGCGAGGACCACGAGGCAGCGTGTTTGGAAGCGTTGCTCAACGCGGATTTCGACGCGCATTGCACGATCTACTTCTCGCATTATCTGCTCGAAGTGCTCGCGCGCTACGGCCAGAGCGAGGCGTACTTTGAAAAGCTCAAGTTCTGGCGCGGCTTGCCGGCGCAGGGCTTTGTGTCGCTGCCCGAGGCACCGGAGCCGTCGCGCAGCGATTGCCATGGCTGGGGCGCGCACCCGATGTTCCACAGCTATGCGTCGGTGGCAGGCGTGCGCCCCGGGGCACCTGGGTTTGCGAAAATCCGTGTGCAGCCGATGCCTGGGCCGCTCGAAAATTTCCGTGCCGAGATGCCGCATCCGTGCGGCGAAATCGTCGTGACCGGTCAGCGCCGCGAAGGTCGCATGGTGGTCGAGGTATCCGCTCCGGCGGGCGTAGAGGTTGACCTGGATGAAACCTACTGCTTCTAG
- a CDS encoding GDSL-type esterase/lipase family protein, with amino-acid sequence MQKISPDESYFQGAISFEKGEGYIRPWRLNYEELPLFEPFDQVPDKAGRSAGVRLRFTTNSPFIELEAKLQTVAFPLVDLVCENKILASHGPVGDSEVYRFSDLGNELRTYEIWLPTFAYSYIKTLGVADGATLEPAQDERVHWLTYGSSISQCRASHTPARAWPATAARALDLNLTCLGYGGNCHLEPMVGRMIRDRGADIITLKLGINVYGGASLGRRTFRHNAIGLVKLIREKNPDAPIGLITPIYGCERETKANALGMTLENYREELRAAHEALTSLCDAKLFIFEGRDLLWEEDANLLPDNLHPNGEGYELIGRRAAERILPTLLKAR; translated from the coding sequence ATGCAAAAAATATCCCCCGACGAGTCTTACTTTCAAGGTGCCATCAGCTTCGAGAAGGGCGAGGGTTACATCCGCCCCTGGCGCTTAAACTACGAGGAGCTGCCGCTGTTCGAGCCGTTTGATCAGGTGCCGGACAAGGCTGGCCGCAGTGCTGGCGTGCGCTTGCGGTTCACGACGAATAGCCCGTTCATCGAGTTGGAGGCCAAGCTGCAAACTGTAGCCTTTCCGTTGGTGGACCTCGTTTGCGAAAACAAAATTTTGGCCAGTCATGGACCCGTCGGTGACTCCGAAGTTTATCGTTTTTCCGATCTCGGCAATGAACTGCGCACCTACGAAATTTGGCTGCCGACCTTTGCCTATTCTTATATCAAGACCCTGGGCGTAGCCGATGGTGCGACGCTTGAACCGGCGCAAGACGAGCGGGTTCACTGGCTGACCTATGGCAGCTCGATCTCGCAATGTCGCGCCAGCCATACCCCGGCACGTGCTTGGCCAGCTACGGCCGCGCGGGCGCTGGACCTGAATCTAACCTGTCTCGGCTACGGCGGCAACTGCCACCTGGAGCCGATGGTCGGGCGCATGATTCGTGACCGCGGTGCGGATATCATAACGCTCAAGCTCGGAATCAATGTTTATGGTGGCGCGTCGCTGGGCCGTCGCACATTCCGGCACAACGCAATCGGCTTGGTGAAACTTATCCGCGAGAAAAACCCCGATGCGCCGATTGGTTTGATCACCCCGATCTATGGTTGCGAGCGCGAGACGAAGGCCAATGCCCTTGGCATGACGCTAGAAAACTATCGTGAAGAATTACGCGCGGCGCACGAAGCGCTGACTTCACTTTGCGATGCAAAGTTATTCATTTTCGAAGGTCGCGATTTGCTTTGGGAAGAAGACGCGAATCTCCTGCCGGATAACCTGCACCCGAATGGCGAGGGCTACGAGCTGATAGGAAGGCGGGCCGCCGAGCGAATACTTCCTACGCTTTTAAAAGCCCGCTAA
- a CDS encoding glycoside hydrolase family 99-like domain-containing protein: MKPYDVAAYIWPSYHYEPRLEHWWPEKDGEWYTVRRANARWPGHDMPKHPLLGFQDEASPDVMRQHVQLALDHAVNVFIVDWYWYDGGPCFERQLNDGIMPAVEGTDMRFCLMWANHDATSLWNMHTDDNDVLYSAGVDRAEFEKIWRRNIEKYFKHPNYYCIDGKPVLSIFLVPRLIADLGGVEEALAAFAWLQAAAQEAGLPGVHLQAIHWQTVPHEVGPNADRLKGLEITDIINGCQFDSCTNYQMVQCAPGWGDYAQWAAEAMRWWDKSDEDMPCFFPHVSIGWDNTHRNPGEDKGVTNRNPWTFEASLHRAKAFLDARPERTPLVTVNSWNEWTEDSYLLPDVRWGYQYLEAVKKVFSKGEAGS; this comes from the coding sequence ATGAAACCCTACGACGTCGCGGCCTACATTTGGCCCTCCTATCACTATGAACCCCGGCTGGAGCATTGGTGGCCGGAAAAGGACGGCGAGTGGTATACCGTGCGCCGGGCGAATGCACGCTGGCCCGGGCACGACATGCCGAAGCATCCACTGCTGGGCTTCCAGGATGAGGCGAGCCCGGACGTCATGCGCCAACATGTGCAACTGGCGCTCGATCACGCGGTAAATGTTTTTATCGTCGACTGGTATTGGTATGACGGCGGACCGTGCTTTGAGCGGCAGTTGAACGACGGTATCATGCCGGCGGTCGAGGGCACCGATATGCGCTTTTGTCTGATGTGGGCCAACCATGACGCGACCTCGCTGTGGAACATGCACACCGATGATAACGACGTGCTCTACAGCGCCGGCGTCGACCGCGCTGAGTTTGAAAAGATTTGGCGTCGCAACATCGAGAAATACTTCAAGCACCCGAACTACTACTGCATCGATGGCAAACCGGTGCTGAGCATCTTTCTCGTGCCGCGCTTGATCGCCGACCTCGGCGGGGTGGAGGAAGCGCTGGCTGCATTTGCATGGTTGCAGGCCGCGGCGCAAGAGGCGGGACTGCCCGGGGTGCATCTGCAGGCGATTCATTGGCAGACGGTGCCACATGAAGTCGGCCCCAATGCCGACCGCCTGAAGGGCTTGGAAATCACAGACATCATCAACGGCTGCCAGTTCGACAGCTGCACGAATTACCAAATGGTGCAGTGCGCGCCGGGGTGGGGGGACTACGCGCAGTGGGCCGCCGAGGCCATGCGCTGGTGGGACAAGTCCGATGAGGACATGCCGTGCTTTTTCCCGCATGTCTCGATTGGTTGGGACAACACGCATCGCAATCCCGGCGAAGACAAGGGCGTCACGAATCGCAATCCGTGGACGTTCGAAGCCAGCCTGCACCGCGCCAAGGCCTTCCTCGATGCGCGGCCAGAGCGCACGCCACTGGTCACGGTCAACTCCTGGAACGAGTGGACGGAAGACAGCTATCTGCTTCCCGACGTGCGTTGGGGCTACCAATATTTGGAGGCCGTGAAGAAGGTCTTTAGCAAAGGTGAGGCAGGTTCTTGA
- a CDS encoding ABC-F family ATP-binding cassette domain-containing protein produces MIVIQDLKLAYGEKVIFNEINATIGTRDRIALVGVNGSGKSTFIKVLLDQAEYDSGSIEKPGFVSLGYLPQDGIEARGKTLYEEVETAFADILKLQDKISEAEEQMYTMDTEDPAYYELIDAIGEWEQQLEDAEPAKIKSQIERILQGLGFSMKDMQRQTDEFSGGWQMRIALAKLLLKRPSLLLLDEPTNHLDIISQNWLEKYLIGYHGALMVISHDKAFLNTVTNNTYELKFGNLNTYSGNYDFYLKESASRLATQRKKADNQKKDIARQKEFINRFRSNQKKASMVQSRLKQLDKIERVEVEREEKKMFFRFPEPPAASQKVVEIHDVFKSYGDLQVFKGLSLRIDKGDRIAVVGVNGAGKSTLARILAGVEPIDSGEIDRGVNTVTGYFAQQQAEELNPANTVQEEVEKSIDHATNPDANPRAALGAMLFSGQAQQKSISVLSGGERNRVALAKMLMKPANFIILDEPTNHLDLRSKEVLQDAIKLFPGTMILVSHDRDFLDPVVNKVLEISPTGSRLLTCNVSEYIERIESEAEAQG; encoded by the coding sequence ATGATCGTCATTCAAGACCTGAAACTCGCCTACGGCGAAAAAGTTATTTTCAACGAAATCAACGCGACCATTGGGACGCGCGACCGCATTGCGCTGGTCGGGGTGAACGGGTCGGGCAAATCCACCTTTATTAAGGTGCTTCTGGACCAGGCGGAGTACGACAGCGGCTCCATTGAAAAGCCCGGTTTCGTGTCCCTGGGCTACCTGCCACAAGACGGCATCGAGGCCCGCGGCAAGACGCTCTACGAAGAGGTCGAAACGGCCTTTGCCGACATCCTCAAGCTGCAGGACAAGATCAGCGAAGCCGAGGAGCAGATGTATACCATGGACACCGAGGACCCGGCCTACTACGAGCTGATTGATGCGATTGGCGAGTGGGAGCAGCAGCTCGAAGACGCTGAGCCGGCCAAGATCAAGTCCCAGATCGAGCGCATTCTGCAGGGCCTTGGATTTTCGATGAAGGACATGCAGCGCCAGACCGACGAGTTTTCCGGCGGTTGGCAAATGCGTATCGCCCTGGCTAAGCTGCTCCTCAAACGCCCGTCGCTCTTGCTGTTGGACGAGCCGACGAACCACTTGGACATCATTTCGCAGAACTGGCTGGAAAAATACCTGATCGGCTACCATGGCGCGCTGATGGTGATTTCGCACGACAAGGCGTTCCTCAACACCGTCACGAACAACACCTACGAGCTGAAGTTTGGCAACCTGAACACCTATTCCGGTAACTACGATTTCTACCTGAAGGAGAGCGCCTCGCGCTTGGCCACGCAGCGCAAAAAGGCCGATAACCAGAAGAAGGACATCGCCCGTCAAAAGGAATTTATCAACCGCTTCCGCTCCAACCAAAAGAAGGCGAGCATGGTCCAGAGCCGCTTGAAGCAGCTCGACAAAATCGAGCGCGTCGAGGTGGAGCGCGAGGAAAAGAAGATGTTCTTCCGCTTCCCGGAGCCGCCCGCAGCGAGCCAGAAGGTGGTCGAAATTCACGACGTTTTTAAGTCCTACGGTGACCTACAGGTCTTCAAGGGCCTCAGCCTGCGCATCGACAAGGGCGACCGCATTGCGGTGGTCGGCGTTAACGGCGCGGGTAAGTCGACCCTCGCTCGCATCTTGGCCGGTGTTGAGCCGATTGACTCCGGCGAAATCGACCGCGGCGTTAACACCGTCACCGGCTACTTCGCGCAGCAGCAGGCCGAGGAACTCAACCCCGCTAACACCGTGCAGGAAGAGGTGGAGAAATCCATCGACCACGCGACGAATCCCGATGCGAATCCCCGCGCGGCCCTTGGCGCGATGCTCTTCAGCGGGCAGGCGCAGCAGAAGTCCATCAGCGTGCTTTCCGGTGGTGAGCGCAACCGTGTTGCCCTGGCGAAAATGCTCATGAAGCCGGCGAATTTCATCATTCTCGACGAGCCGACGAACCACCTGGACCTGCGCAGTAAGGAAGTGCTCCAAGACGCGATCAAGCTCTTCCCGGGCACGATGATCCTCGTCAGCCACGACCGTGACTTCCTGGACCCGGTGGTCAACAAGGTGCTCGAAATCAGCCCCACCGGCAGCCGCTTGCTGACCTGCAACGTCAGCGAATACATCGAGCGCATCGAGTCTGAGGCGGAGGCGCAGGGGTAG
- a CDS encoding ankyrin repeat domain-containing protein: MGGAPKQEMLNVNGSKYYLQIFFPISNTVKPNVLERTEDKLLKKSILIIGIINNCDLCANARDGKIYLYNDVELCFLANDIMKLFSYSYGELLPEPEKISQIASSGDIDRLKQFVLDGNNIDQKTSQGETVITIAAMGSDMDMVKACIAVGASTSGLLGALRKVANYEFITELKDEGIL, translated from the coding sequence ATGGGGGGGGCGCCCAAGCAGGAAATGCTTAATGTAAATGGCTCAAAATACTATTTGCAGATTTTTTTCCCGATATCTAATACAGTCAAACCCAATGTGCTTGAACGAACTGAAGATAAACTGCTTAAGAAATCGATTTTGATTATTGGAATTATCAATAACTGTGATTTATGCGCCAACGCACGAGATGGAAAAATCTATTTATATAATGACGTTGAATTGTGCTTTTTAGCGAATGATATTATGAAATTATTTTCCTATTCCTATGGTGAATTGCTCCCCGAGCCTGAAAAAATTTCGCAGATAGCTTCCTCAGGAGATATAGACAGACTCAAGCAGTTTGTTTTGGATGGCAATAATATAGATCAAAAGACATCTCAGGGTGAAACAGTAATAACAATCGCAGCGATGGGATCTGATATGGATATGGTTAAAGCTTGTATAGCAGTGGGCGCATCAACTTCTGGTTTGTTAGGTGCATTGAGAAAAGTGGCTAATTATGAATTTATTACTGAATTGAAAGATGAAGGTATTTTATAG
- a CDS encoding DUF2254 family protein produces MMNFSLPALLLRILQSFWFIPALLAGAAIVAAVGMNALDHAIGFNTSSKLAWFMQTPEGARTIISTISGSIITVTGVLLSTMVVVVTLASQQYGPRLVQNFIEDHQKQG; encoded by the coding sequence ATGATGAACTTTTCACTACCGGCACTCTTGCTACGCATTCTGCAATCGTTTTGGTTTATCCCGGCGCTCTTGGCGGGGGCGGCGATTGTGGCGGCCGTTGGCATGAATGCGCTCGATCACGCCATCGGGTTTAACACCAGCAGCAAGCTTGCCTGGTTCATGCAAACACCCGAGGGGGCGCGGACGATTATTTCGACGATCTCGGGCTCGATCATCACGGTGACGGGCGTGCTGCTCTCCACGATGGTGGTGGTGGTGACGCTGGCTTCGCAGCAATATGGGCCGCGCTTGGTACAAAACTTTATCGAAGATCACCAGAAGCAGGGCTAA
- a CDS encoding S8 family serine peptidase → MITSSFLRYPVFPIVRLAIYAALSLLPLSSFAQETVDINHDGIPDNFATDSIIVVTVTEDTSEEEGLAEESSASTKLQKALKGDKLSKFIDRAQKKHGQQSLRLLAGVSLKDSDDNKYLKTFFRQQINLDEITLEEAIQQMQADPDVLIAEPDYIQTEDIGGDPFYSSYGTWGQPFRDQWYLDLIQAPGAWDQLNGNSNEVIVAVIDSGVDFSHPDLSQVAWANSYEIPNNGVDDDGNGYVDDIYGWNFASNNADSSDNHGHGTLIAGLIGAKRGNDYGIAGIASNVQIMALKNGNSGTSYISDSIEALYYAVRNGAQVVNMSFGGKHYSDSFAQAIRYANSNGVVLIASSGNSGLDAVGHYPSAYPEVISVGASDNNDEVLYFSNYGATVDLVAPGGGAGGFANSMLGPRANGTSMGTIVDAKHTRSAGTSFSAPLVTAAAAMLLQMNPDSKPETIRLTLQQTADDIEQPGWDQLSSHGRLNLNAALLGYNTRPKSATARITSPATGTPAFGTVRIYGNVGAESDFHYLLEYGVGRVPDNWIEISTGSEPHANSLIGSLDVSNFSAGDYTIRLSTFADGLPVVEHRIVLLIGYNESALRPGWSISLVNAEAITVMDLDDDGEQEIFLPTGYGLRMYRPDGSPIQSGLFKGSLVWPSGPASAGDIDGDGELEVGFISKSGTSFAYPEFREIRFWNLDGSTCEGWPLTTPRNNDFVPSSLAPTVVDVNGDGSAEVLFPSNPYKGSAPRLHLVDGAGVNLPGWPKLLTSSANGAFIHATTAAGDIDGDGEIDFVVADSAGYVHALSLDGSYKPGWPILVNSGTSISQEVALSDLNRDGRLDIIVSFYDGYTTVLDIHGVAHQGWPKHLGSLPRSPSIADLDGDGDLEIAIGTLAGELHLLHHDGSSLPNWPKTVSSRIYSPSLADLNQDGALDIIASDGHRLVHAWQVDGSDFAHLGFPFLLPGKFGCYTPPVVKDLDGDGVLEVTVYGDNLEVINTSAIANPSAPSFNHMHANPANTCLYVLPGVIANGQQFLGDIEGGTSIDVSGYGLLAGSTARIGSIQSETEYLSGSGLQITIPSGLREGWHDIWVTSPNSEPYWLTNAVLIVNDIHGDDDSDWLPNGWEWQYGMDPLVPQSFESETGANGDLDKDGVPNFIESIFARNGMVPTEQDAHKLPLPSIENGQAHVYYSLDPKDTSDLKLLWSPDLAHWYSEEDSEYPNVIEHRNLETSTQNRSDKVLRIELPDRQSGFFKWSATQ, encoded by the coding sequence ATGATTACTTCAAGTTTCCTACGTTACCCGGTGTTTCCCATCGTACGACTCGCGATCTACGCAGCTCTTTCATTGCTACCGCTTAGCTCCTTTGCACAGGAAACGGTTGATATTAATCATGATGGCATCCCGGACAACTTTGCAACGGACTCAATCATAGTCGTCACAGTGACGGAAGACACCAGCGAAGAGGAGGGCTTGGCGGAGGAGTCGAGCGCATCCACAAAGCTGCAAAAAGCATTGAAGGGCGACAAATTATCGAAATTCATTGACCGTGCGCAGAAGAAACATGGACAGCAAAGCCTACGACTTCTGGCAGGCGTCAGCTTAAAGGATTCGGATGATAATAAATATCTGAAAACCTTTTTTAGACAGCAAATCAATCTAGATGAAATTACATTAGAGGAAGCGATTCAGCAGATGCAGGCGGATCCGGATGTATTGATTGCAGAGCCTGACTACATCCAGACTGAGGATATTGGCGGGGACCCATTTTACTCCAGTTATGGAACCTGGGGGCAGCCTTTTCGGGATCAATGGTATTTGGACCTTATTCAGGCCCCCGGGGCTTGGGATCAACTGAATGGGAACTCGAACGAGGTCATTGTCGCAGTCATCGATTCCGGAGTCGACTTCTCGCACCCCGATTTAAGTCAGGTTGCATGGGCCAACTCATACGAAATTCCTAATAACGGTGTGGATGACGATGGGAACGGCTACGTGGACGATATTTATGGCTGGAATTTCGCCAGCAACAATGCGGATTCATCCGACAACCATGGCCACGGCACCTTGATTGCCGGTTTGATTGGCGCGAAGCGAGGCAATGATTATGGCATCGCTGGCATTGCCTCAAATGTCCAAATCATGGCGCTCAAAAATGGCAATTCTGGCACCAGCTACATCTCTGATTCGATTGAAGCCCTCTACTATGCAGTCCGTAATGGGGCGCAAGTGGTTAACATGAGTTTTGGGGGCAAGCATTACTCGGATTCGTTTGCCCAAGCAATACGCTATGCAAACTCCAATGGCGTCGTTCTCATCGCCAGTTCGGGCAACTCGGGCCTCGATGCGGTTGGGCATTACCCTTCGGCCTATCCAGAAGTCATATCGGTCGGTGCGTCAGACAATAATGATGAGGTCCTCTATTTCTCCAACTATGGCGCCACGGTGGACTTGGTCGCACCGGGCGGTGGCGCCGGGGGTTTTGCAAATTCCATGCTCGGCCCCCGGGCCAACGGGACAAGCATGGGCACCATCGTGGATGCCAAGCACACGAGGTCAGCAGGCACGTCATTCTCCGCGCCGCTGGTGACTGCTGCTGCCGCGATGCTCCTGCAAATGAACCCTGACTCCAAACCTGAAACTATTCGCCTGACGCTACAACAGACCGCTGATGACATTGAGCAACCGGGGTGGGATCAACTGAGCTCCCATGGAAGACTGAATTTAAATGCGGCACTGCTTGGGTATAATACGCGTCCTAAATCGGCAACAGCTCGAATCACGAGTCCCGCTACAGGCACTCCAGCCTTCGGTACCGTGCGCATCTATGGCAACGTCGGAGCCGAGAGTGATTTTCACTACCTGCTCGAATATGGAGTCGGACGCGTCCCAGATAATTGGATAGAAATTTCTACTGGTAGTGAGCCTCACGCCAACAGCCTGATCGGGAGTTTGGACGTCAGTAATTTTTCTGCAGGCGACTACACGATACGTCTATCCACCTTCGCGGATGGCTTACCTGTAGTTGAGCACCGAATCGTGCTTTTAATAGGGTATAACGAGTCGGCCCTACGCCCGGGGTGGAGTATCAGTCTAGTCAACGCGGAAGCGATTACGGTCATGGATCTTGATGATGACGGGGAGCAAGAGATTTTTCTGCCAACTGGGTATGGTCTCAGGATGTATCGCCCCGATGGATCGCCCATTCAAAGCGGCTTATTTAAAGGTAGCCTTGTCTGGCCGTCGGGCCCTGCCAGCGCCGGTGACATCGACGGTGATGGCGAACTGGAAGTTGGATTTATTTCAAAGAGCGGCACCAGTTTCGCTTACCCTGAATTTCGCGAAATTCGCTTCTGGAACCTGGATGGCAGCACCTGTGAAGGCTGGCCGCTGACCACCCCGCGGAACAATGACTTCGTGCCATCCTCTTTGGCGCCCACTGTCGTCGATGTGAATGGAGACGGAAGTGCGGAAGTGCTGTTTCCCTCAAACCCTTATAAAGGGAGCGCGCCACGACTGCATTTGGTGGACGGAGCAGGTGTCAACCTTCCTGGTTGGCCCAAGCTGCTCACTTCGTCTGCCAATGGCGCATTCATCCACGCCACAACTGCTGCAGGCGATATCGATGGTGATGGAGAGATAGATTTCGTCGTTGCGGATTCAGCAGGCTATGTGCATGCGCTGAGCCTAGATGGGAGTTATAAACCTGGATGGCCGATCCTGGTGAATTCTGGGACCTCTATTAGTCAAGAAGTAGCGCTATCGGATTTGAATCGCGATGGTCGATTAGATATCATCGTTTCGTTTTATGATGGTTACACTACGGTGCTGGACATTCACGGCGTGGCTCACCAAGGCTGGCCGAAGCACTTAGGAAGCCTGCCAAGATCACCTTCTATCGCTGATTTGGATGGTGACGGCGACTTGGAAATCGCAATCGGCACCCTCGCGGGTGAATTACACTTGCTCCACCATGACGGATCTTCGTTACCGAATTGGCCCAAAACAGTTTCCAGCCGCATATACTCGCCGAGTCTGGCGGATTTGAACCAAGATGGTGCACTCGATATTATCGCCTCCGACGGACATCGCCTGGTGCATGCGTGGCAGGTTGATGGAAGCGACTTTGCACACTTGGGCTTCCCATTTCTGCTTCCTGGTAAATTTGGATGCTATACGCCTCCAGTCGTCAAAGACTTGGATGGCGATGGCGTCTTGGAGGTCACTGTCTATGGCGATAACCTGGAGGTCATTAATACCAGCGCCATCGCAAATCCCAGTGCGCCATCCTTCAATCATATGCATGCCAATCCCGCTAATACCTGCCTATATGTTTTACCGGGTGTCATTGCGAACGGGCAGCAATTTCTTGGCGATATTGAAGGCGGCACCTCGATCGATGTCAGTGGCTATGGCTTGCTCGCCGGGTCGACTGCAAGGATCGGAAGCATTCAGAGCGAGACAGAATACCTTTCTGGGAGTGGACTCCAAATCACCATACCAAGCGGGCTAAGGGAAGGCTGGCACGACATCTGGGTGACCTCGCCAAATTCCGAACCCTATTGGCTGACTAATGCCGTCCTCATTGTTAACGATATTCACGGAGACGATGACTCCGATTGGTTGCCAAATGGCTGGGAATGGCAATACGGCATGGATCCGCTCGTCCCACAATCATTCGAGAGCGAAACTGGCGCAAATGGCGACCTCGACAAAGATGGAGTCCCGAACTTCATCGAATCAATATTCGCTCGCAATGGAATGGTCCCCACAGAACAGGATGCCCACAAACTGCCGCTCCCTTCTATTGAGAATGGCCAAGCGCATGTTTACTATTCATTGGATCCGAAGGATACCAGTGATTTGAAACTCCTTTGGTCTCCCGATTTAGCTCATTGGTACAGCGAAGAAGACAGCGAGTATCCCAACGTGATCGAGCACCGAAATTTGGAAACCAGCACCCAGAATCGGAGTGACAAAGTTCTACGCATCGAACTGCCCGATCGACAATCTGGTTTCTTTAAGTGGTCTGCCACTCAATAG